The genomic DNA GGAATTACACCGGGAGTCGATTTCGGTACCAAAGGGGAAGGTTTTGTGCGGTTTTCGTATGCTAATTCGCTAGAGAATATAAAGGAAGGATTGGATAGGTTGGAGAGATACTTGACCTCCCCCAGCCCTTTCCAAACGAGGAAAATAAAAACACCTTAATTCAATTGATTTGAAATTAGAGAACTAATATAAATTCAACATTATAAAGATTATGGCCAAATATATCGGAGCACACGTCAGTGCATCGGGTGGTGTGGAAAATGCACCGCTGAATGCCGGAGCAATCGGAGCAAATGCTTTTGCATTGTTCACCAAAAACCAAAGACAATGGGTATCAGCCCCGTTGACGGCGAAAAGTATCAAACAGTTTAAGGAGAATTGCGAGAAGATGGGTATCCTGCCGCAACATATCCTGCCTCATGACAGCTACCTGATTAACCTTGGACATCCGGAGGAAGAGGGCCTGGCTAAATCCCGTGCAGCCTTCCTCGATGAGATGCAGCGTTGCGAGCAACTGGGACTATCGTTACTCAACTTCCACCCGGGCAGTCACCTGAATAAAATCAGCGAAGAAGAGTGTCTCTCCCGCATTGCCGAATCGATTAATATTGTACTGGAGAAAACCCAAGGCGTAACCGCTGTAATCGAAAACACCGCAGGACAAGGCAGCAACATGGGATTCAAATTCGAACACCTTGCATATATTATCGAGCGTGTGA from Parabacteroides sp. FAFU027 includes the following:
- the nfo gene encoding deoxyribonuclease IV, which gives rise to MAKYIGAHVSASGGVENAPLNAGAIGANAFALFTKNQRQWVSAPLTAKSIKQFKENCEKMGILPQHILPHDSYLINLGHPEEEGLAKSRAAFLDEMQRCEQLGLSLLNFHPGSHLNKISEEECLSRIAESINIVLEKTQGVTAVIENTAGQGSNMGFKFEHLAYIIERVNDKSRVGVCIDTCHSYSAGYDILNADNYETVFQDFDRIVGLQYLKGIHLNDTKKALGSRVDRHESVGKGLLDLTFFERFMNDPRFDNMPIVLETPDESLWAEEIALLRSMVK